The nucleotide window TGATGTCTGGAGGATGCGTTACGCGCGGCGGGGCCTGCTGCGCTTCGTGGGCCACCTTGACAACTCGCGCAACCTCGAGTTCATGCTCCGCCGCTCGCGCCTGCCGGTGGTGCACAGCGCGGGCTACAACGCCAGGATGCGGCTGCATTTCTCGCCGGCTCTGCCCCTGGGGGTCGAAAGCGAGGCCGAGTATCTCGATTTCGAGCTGCTGCCGGTGGCTGAGACCGCGGTCCGCCGGACTCTGGAAGCGGCGTCGAAGGATATGGCCGGGTTCGGGATAATCGAGCTGCAAAAGCTGCCGCCGGGAGTAACCCGCAGGGCGATGGCGCCGGCTATCGCCGCCTGCACCTGGAGCGCGGACATCCCGTTCTCCCTGCTGGCCGCTGAAGTCGACCCCGCGGAAAAGGTCGAGCAGCTGCGCCGTCAACGGATTGAGCAGGGCGGATTTATCGAGCGCCGGGACAAAAAGGGGCGGCCGAAAATAGTTAAGCTGGCGGATGCTTTGGCTCAGCTGACTGTGTCGTCGGACAGCGGGCATCTCAAGCTGCACTTCGACCTGAACTTGCAGGGACCGGACTCCGAGCGCCCGGACAGATTCCTCGGCTGGCTGCTCGAGCTGGACGGCGAAAGCCTGGCCCGCTGCCGGATAGTGAAGGTTAGCGCCAGGCTGCCGCAAGCCGCTTTTGTAGTTACGTGATTTGGTGGTTCGTTTTCCGGCGATGTGCTCGCATAACATTTTACAGCGAGACGGACTACTGTTAAATTTGAAACTGTCTATCGAATGAGAATTGATTCTCCGCCCTTGAGCTCAAGGAGCCGGGAGAGATAGAACGGTTTAATGCTTTTATTGCAACTTTCAGGAATGAGTTATGGCTAATCAACCCAGACACAAATCGGTAAAACGGGATATTATTATCTCCGTGGCCCTCAAACAGACCAGGATCGCGATCCTGGAAGAGGGCAAGATGGTCGAATTCATGGTCGACCACGAGAGTGAACTCAGGATGGTGGGCGATATCTACAAGGGTGTTGTCCGCCGCGTGCTGCCCGGCATGCAGGCAGCGTTTGTCGATATCGGCCTGCCCAAACACGGTTTCCTTCACGTCAGCGACGTCAACTACGACCTGTTCGATACCGACTACGACAGCGACGACCAGAGCTCCGGCGGCGGCCGCAGGAAGCCGCGCAAGCTCCAGGCGATCCAGGACCAGCTCCAGGAGGGGCAGGAAATCCTGGTTCAGGTGACCAAGGAACCGATTGGCACCAAGGGCTCGCGGGTCAGTACGGACATTTCGCTGCCCGGCAGGCTGATGATTTACAACCCGTTCGACAACCGGATCGGCATCTCGCGCAAGATCGACGACAACCGGCAGCGCGCCCGGATCAAGGATATCGTCAGGAAGATCATTACCCGCAACGAGGGCGTGATTATCCGCACCGTGGCCGAGGATACACCGGCCGACGAGTTCAAGAACGAGTACAACTCGCTCAAGAGCCTGTGGCGGCGGATCAAACGCCAGAGCAGCCAGGTCGAATCACCGAACCTGGTCTACCAGGAAATGAAGCTGATCTCCAGCCTGCTGCGCGATGTGTTCAACGAGCGGGTGGACTCGCTGGTGGTGGATTCCAAGTCCGAGTACAAACGGATCAAGGACTACCTCAAGATTATCGCGCCCAAGCTTACCGACCGTCTCCAGCTCTACAAGCAGCAGGAGCCGCTGTTCACCAAGTATAACCTCGATGACGAGATCCGCAAAGTGTTCAGCAGCAAGGTCTGGCTCAAGCGCGGCGGCTATATCGTGATCGAACAGACCGAGGCCCTGGTCTCGATCGATGTCAACACGGGCCGCTACACGGGCGAAAAAAATCAGGAGCAGACAATCCTGCGGACCAACCTGGAGGCCGCCCGCGAGATCGCCCGCCAGATCCGTCTCCGCGACCTGGGCGGGATCATCGTCGCCGATTTTATCGACATGGAAAGCCGCGAAAACAAGCAGCGCGTGCTCGAGGAATTCCGTCACCACCTCAAGTACGACCGCTCCAAGACCAAGGCGTTCGATGTCAGTCCGCTGGGCCTGGTGGAAATGAGCCGCCAGCGCGTGCGTTCGAGCCTGTTCCAGAGCATGACCGAACCGTGCCCCAACTGCGAGGGCCGCGGCAGGGTGTTCACCCCCGAGGTGGTCACCGGAGAGCTGGAAATCATCCTGCGCAAGCTGACCGCCGACCGTAGGGAGAGCGAACTGCTGCTCAGGGTTCATCCCGCGGTAGCTCTGCACCTGATGGAACAGGAGCGTTTGCTGCTCCGGCAACTGGAGAACCATACGCGCACCAGGCTGCACCTTCGCGACGACCCGTTGATGCGGCTTGATGATTTTGCGGTGTTCAGCCTGCCGTCTAAAAAGCAGCTGGATATCAGGTAGATTTGACTATTGACTTCGCAGTCAATAAGCTTTATTTTTGCGGACTATTTTATCTGAGCAAGGCAGCTTAAGCCGAGAATGCATGTCCAAAGGAGCCGGCGGTTCGATGTATGCGATAGCTAGGAGTGGAGGAAAACAGTTCAAGATCCAGCCCGACGGCGTGATTCGCGTCCCGTCGTTGAGCAGCGAGGTCGGAGACAAGTTGAAGCTGGAGGAAATCCTGCTGGTCGCCGACGGTGAAAAGATCGAGGTGGGCACGCCGCTGGTTGACGGCGCATATGCCGAAGCCACCGTGGTCTGTCACGGCCGCGACAGCAAGATCAGGATTATCAAGTACAAGCGGCGCAAGAACTACCATCGCACCCTCGGCCACCGTCAGGGCTTCACCGACCTCGAGATCGGTAAGATCGTCCTCGGCGCCAAGAAGGCCAAAAAGGCGAAGGCCGAAGCCGCGGAAGTTAAGCAGCAGGCCAAGGCCGCCACCTCCGCCAGGGCCGTGGATAAAAAGACCGAGGCTGCTCCCAGGAAAACTTCCAAACCTGCCGCGGCTAAGAAGACCGGGGGCACCAGGGCTAAGGAAGAAGTGAAAGGCGAGAAGAAGAAGACCGCCGCCAGGAAACCTGCCCGCAAGACTGCTGCCAGGAAAACCGCGGCTGGGGACAAGCAGGAAGCGCAGCCCGGGAAGAAGGCCGCGTCGACAGCGGCTAAGAAGACTACAGCGGCTAAGAAGACCACTGCAGCCAGGAAGAAGGCTGTCGCGCCCAAAAAGGCCGCGGTGTCCAAGAAGGCCGATGAGGCAAAAGGCAAGGAAGACGCCGGCAAGAGTTGAGCGTAGTTTTGCAGCGGAATTTATCTGCGCGACATGTACACGGAAATCGCAGGAGACGGCAATGGCTCATAAAAAGGGAGTGGGAAGTTCCCGCAACGGGCGCGACAGTAACGCACAAAGGCTGGGCGTCAAAGTTTTCGCCGGCCAGTCTGTCAACGCCGGATCGATTATCGTCCGCCAGCGGGGCACCCGCCTTCATCCG belongs to Candidatus Glassbacteria bacterium and includes:
- a CDS encoding DUF2344 domain-containing protein is translated as RWLAAMDACGVELAGQLAARDPEQPLPWSFIELPVSGKFLRAQLSRAEAGQNVADCADGTCLGCGVDEPDNCRLLSSLPDGTGQGSDEPADTPLAKGILPTVENTDGRDVWRMRYARRGLLRFVGHLDNSRNLEFMLRRSRLPVVHSAGYNARMRLHFSPALPLGVESEAEYLDFELLPVAETAVRRTLEAASKDMAGFGIIELQKLPPGVTRRAMAPAIAACTWSADIPFSLLAAEVDPAEKVEQLRRQRIEQGGFIERRDKKGRPKIVKLADALAQLTVSSDSGHLKLHFDLNLQGPDSERPDRFLGWLLELDGESLARCRIVKVSARLPQAAFVVT
- a CDS encoding 50S ribosomal protein L27, which gives rise to MAHKKGVGSSRNGRDSNAQRLGVKVFAGQSVNAGSIIVRQRGTRLHPGNNVGLGKDHTLFSLIDGVVQYERKDKTRKKVSVYPSGSEN
- a CDS encoding Rne/Rng family ribonuclease: MANQPRHKSVKRDIIISVALKQTRIAILEEGKMVEFMVDHESELRMVGDIYKGVVRRVLPGMQAAFVDIGLPKHGFLHVSDVNYDLFDTDYDSDDQSSGGGRRKPRKLQAIQDQLQEGQEILVQVTKEPIGTKGSRVSTDISLPGRLMIYNPFDNRIGISRKIDDNRQRARIKDIVRKIITRNEGVIIRTVAEDTPADEFKNEYNSLKSLWRRIKRQSSQVESPNLVYQEMKLISSLLRDVFNERVDSLVVDSKSEYKRIKDYLKIIAPKLTDRLQLYKQQEPLFTKYNLDDEIRKVFSSKVWLKRGGYIVIEQTEALVSIDVNTGRYTGEKNQEQTILRTNLEAAREIARQIRLRDLGGIIVADFIDMESRENKQRVLEEFRHHLKYDRSKTKAFDVSPLGLVEMSRQRVRSSLFQSMTEPCPNCEGRGRVFTPEVVTGELEIILRKLTADRRESELLLRVHPAVALHLMEQERLLLRQLENHTRTRLHLRDDPLMRLDDFAVFSLPSKKQLDIR